Proteins from a genomic interval of Odontesthes bonariensis isolate fOdoBon6 chromosome 7, fOdoBon6.hap1, whole genome shotgun sequence:
- the gpr37a gene encoding prosaposin receptor GPR37 gives MMLPPRLRLLYVWLCSEVAVSQLYKTKTTLNPHYESATADKNAHTRRWRTVNWDFNGGMFGANAQASWLHTLNTKSSELLAPLKPERFVRKSSAQDGTALIQSVSREDALRTKENKADEPSKRQCSPGDVLKLTLHGPTCMPRTSKHKRRHTRCPKSGRAKRSEPLQGASVTLTPQKQNAGPPIVFNTSNYEDEYNLPDFPDTTPFVPVNTRTRGKHMKNPFYPVTAELYAIMIFATVIFSVGIIGNVSVMCIVCHNYYMRSISNSLLANLALWDFVIIFFCLPLVVFHELTKNWLLGEFSCRIISYLEVASLGVTTFTLCALCIDRFRAATNVKLYYEMIENCTSTTAKLTVIWVGALLLALPELLIRQLVTEDGDPPDVTPCERCVVRISTELPDTLYVLGLTYDGARLWWYFGCYFCLPTLFTICSSLVTARKIRHAKRASVRGNKKQIQLESQMNCAVVALAILYGFCIIPENICNIVSMYMAASVPRRTLDILYLVSQMLLFCKSALTPILLFCLCQPFTRAFLDCCCCCCEECGPPRLPTATNNIDECTTTELATELSAFSTIHREPSTSVSYSAVGTHC, from the exons ATGATGCTGCCTCCGCGCCTGAGGCTACTGTATGTGTGGCTGTGCAGCGAGGTCGCCGTAAGTCAGCTCTATAAAACAAAGACGACTTTGAATCCTCATTATGAATCCGCCACCGCTGACAAGAATGCACATACCCGTCGATGGCGCACAGTCAACTGGGACTTCAATGGGGGAATGTTCGGTGCGAATGCGCAAGCCTCTTGGCTTCATACTCTGAACACGAAATCATCTGAGCTGTTGGCACCACTAAAGCCCGAACGGTTTGTGCGTAAAAGCAGCGCGCAAGATGGAACTGCACTCATCCAGTCTGTATCCAGAGAGGACGCTTTACGCACGAAAGAAAACAAGGCTGATGAGCCATCGAAACGTCAATGTAGTCCTGGAGATGTGCTTAAACTAACCCTACATGGACCGACCTGCATGCCCAGAACGAGCAAACACAAACGGCGCCACACGCGATGTCCAAAATCCGGCAGGGCGAAACGGAGCGAGCCATTGCAGGGCGCGTCGGTGACTCTGACTCCGCAGAAACAAAACGCCGGACCACCAATTGTATTCAACACTAGCAACTATGAGGACGAGTACAATCTGCCAGACTTTCCCGACACCACGCCATTCGTACCCGTTAACACGCGGACGAGAGGCAAACACATGAAGAATCCATTTTACCCGGTCACCGCGGAGTTGTACGCGATCATGATATTTGCCACAGTGATCTTCAGTGTGGGGATCATCGGGAACGTGTCGGTCATGTGCATCGTGTGTCACAACTATTACATGAGGAGCATCTCCAACTCGCTGCTGGCAAACCTTGCACTGTGGGATTTTGTCATCATCTTTTTCTGCCTGCCGCTCGTGGTGTTTCACGAGCTCACCAAGAACTGGCTGCTGGGCGAGTTCTCGTGCAGGATCATCTCCTACCTGGAG gtagCATCCCTTGGGGTTACAACCTTTACATTGTGTGCTTTGTGCATCGATCGTTTCCGTGCAGCCACTAATGTGAAGTTGTACTATGAAATGATTGAGAACTGTACATCTACCACAGCCAAGCTCACTGTCATCTGGGTGGGTGCTTTACTGCTGGCCTTGCCTGAGCTGCTGATCAGACAGCTGGTAACTGAAGACGGTGACCCGCCTGATGTGACCCCCTGTGAGCGTTGTGTGGTTCGGATCTCCACTGAACTACCGGACACGCTGTACGTTCTGGGACTAACCTATGATGGTGCACGCCTCTGGTGGTACTTTGGCTGCTATTTCTGTCTGCCAACCCTGTTCACCATCtgcagctcattggtcacagctCGCAAAATCCGTCATGCCAAACGGGCCTCTGTACGTGGGAACAAGAAGCAGATCCAGCTGGAAAGCCAGATGAACTGTGCCGTGGTAGCATTAGCCATCCTCTACGGCTTCTGCATCATACCTGAGAACATATGCAACATTGTCAGCATGTACATGGCAGCCAGCGTTCCCAGGAGGACACTGGACATCCTGTATCTGGTCAGTCAGATGCTGCTCTTCTGCAAGTCTGCTTTGACACCTATTCTGCTGTTCTGCCTCTGCCAGCCGTTTACCAGAGCCTTCTTggattgctgctgctgctgctgcgaagAGTGTGGCCCACCCCGCTTACCAACCGCCACCAACAATATTGACGAGTGCACCACCACTGAGCTGGCCACTGAGCTGTCAGCATTCAGTACCATCCACAGGGAACCATCCACCTCTGTCTCATATTCGGCTGTGGGAACACACTGTTAA